The genomic segment CGCCAGCCAAACGGGAGTCTGTCAACGCGAAGAAACGCTTCTACTCAAGACGCTTCGGCTGAACCGAACCAGGGCCATGCAACGCCCACGCAGATCACCGTTCGCACCGAAGTATTGTTAAAGTAGAATCCGCCCGGCGAATCCATCCGCCCAGTACGAGTTGAACGTCATCCCTCCCCCAAAGCATAGCCGATGGGCAAATGCGTTTCAACAGGAATCTGGGTGCGTGCTTTGTCGCACAAAATGGCGGGCTACCGTGATGATCACGCGCCCGGCACCGCCGGCGCGGATCACCCCAGCCCGACCTCCCGGTTGAACGCTTCGATCCGTGCGTCCCAGCCGGCGGCTTGCTCAAAGGTCTGCGCCCAGAAGTCCGGATCCCACAGGCGGCGCAGCTCGTCGACGCCGCGTTGCTGCTGCTCAACCCAGGTGAAGTATTTGAAGTTGTGCAGCGCCTTGCGGTCTTGATACCCCAGCTCGCGCAGGTGATCGACGCCGATTCCTTCGAGATAGCGCGCGAAATGCCGCCCCGCGAGCGACTCCGAATACGCCCCGTGCAAGGAACGTTGCTCCGCGATGCGCGAGGCGTACAGCTCCATCGAATCAGTCAGGGGGATGAACAACACGTCGCGCCCGTCCATCTCGTAAAGCTTTGCCGTCTTGATCGCCGCGACGAGGTTGCACAGGCTCGAGATGCCAATGTCCGGCAGGCGGTCGACCACGCCGCGCGAAACGCCGGCCTGCTCGAGCGTTCGGCGGCCGGCGTCCTCGTTGAACAGCCGCATCAGCGCCAGGCACTGCTCGTCGTCGATGGCGGCGACCAGGTCGGTGTTGCGCACGTTGTGAATCCAGGGGATGTGCTTGTCGCCGATGCCTTCAATGCGATGATCGCCGAAACCACAGGCCAGCAGCGTGGGGCATTGAAGCGCCTCGACGGCGACGACGCGAACCTGCGGCGCGATGGTGCGAAGATAGTCGCCGGCGGCGATCGTGCCCGCGCTGCCGGTCGCGGAGATGTAACCGGCGAGGCGATAGGGAGCTGCGGTGCGGATAGGAGCCGCGGGCTTCAGCCCGCGCGGCGCATCGAGGGCCAGTGCCGCTTGAGAATCCGCGCGGGCTGAAGCCCGCGGCTCATTGATTGGCTCCTTGATTGGCTCCTTGATTGGCTCCTTGATTGGCGGCGCGGCGTGCAACTGCCGAAAGATTTCCTCCACGATCGACCCCGTGACGTGATAATGCCACGCCGCGTTGCCAAACTCCTCGAACTGGTTGAAGATCACGCAATCCGGCCGCGTCCGGCGGATCTCCCAGCACTTGTCGTAAATCTCCTTCACGTTGCTCTCGCAGCCCGGCGTCGCGATCACCTCGGCCCCGATCGATCGCAGCCACTCGAACCGCTCGCGCGACATGCCCTCCGGCAGAATCGCCACGGCCGTGCAGCCCAGCAGCGCGCAGTCGTACGCCCCGCCGCGGCAGTAGTTGCCCGTGCTCGGCCAGACGGCCTTCTGCGCCGTCGGGTCAAACTGACCAGTGACAAGCCGTGGCACGAGGCAGCCGAAGGCCGCGCCGACTTTGTGCGCGCCGGTCGGGAAGTGCTTTCCAACAATGCCGATGATGCGCGCGGGCACGCCGGTGAGGGCGGGCGGGAACTCGATCCAGTTTCCGTTGTTGAAGCCGCCGCCGCGGGCGACCGGTTCGTTCTTCCACGTGATGCGAAACAAGTTGGCGGGATCGACGTCCCACAGGCCGACGTTCTGGAGGCGGTCTTTGATGCGTTGTGGAACGAGCGACGGGTCCTTCTGCTGCGCGAAGGTGGGGATGATGATGTTGCGCTCACGGCAAAGGGCGATGGCGTTTTGGAGGGCAGACTCGGGTGAAACCTTTGTACTCACAATGATGCTCCGATTGAATGCTCGTCGCAGCACCCAGTCTATCCGCTTTGTCATCCAAACCCAACGCAGGCATCGCGGTATAATTCGGCCGACTGTACCAGACAGCCCGTTCGAGGATCGCACGTGAGCCTTGTGACCCTATTGAAGTGCGTCGCCTGCGGGAAGGAATTCCCGCCTGCCGCCGGCTGGACCTGCCCCACCTGCGGACCGGACGAAGGCATCCTCGACGTGCAATACGATATGCCGCGTGTCCGGCAAACGCTGACCCGCGCGGCGCTGTCCATCCGGCCGCTGTCGCACTGGCGATACGCCGAGTTGCTGCCGATCGACGTGCCGCCGCCCGCGGGGATCGAGCACATCGGCTGGACGCCGCTGATCGAGGCGCCGCGCCTGGCCGCGGCCCTGGGCATCGAACGATTGCGGCTGAAGGACGACGGCCGCAGCGCGTCGGCCTCGTTCAAGGATCGCGCCAGCAGCATCGGCGTCGCCCATGCCATTGAAATGCACCGTGGCACCGGCGTCTCGCCGGTGGAGATCGCCTGCGCGTCGACCGGTAACGCTGCCAGCAGTCTGGCATATTGCGCGGCCGCCGCGGGACTGGGCTGCAACATCTTCGTGCCGCGGACCGTGCCCGAGGGCAAGCTCGCGCAATTGCTCGCCTATGGCGCTCGCGTGTTCAAAGTCATGGGCAGCTATGCCGAAGCGTACGATCTGTGCACGCACGCCTGCGCCCGGTTCGGCTGGTACAACCGCAATTGTGCGGTGAACCCCTATCTGGTCGAGGGCAAAAAGACCGGCGGGCTGGAAGTCGCCGAGCAGTGCGCCGACGATCCGCCGGAGTGGGTGGCCGTCAGCATCGGCGACGGCTGCACGATCTCCGGAATATACAAGGGTCTGCGTCAGTCGCGCGAGGCCGGCATCATCTCCTGGAACGCGCGGATGCTGGGCGTGCAGTCGGAGGGCGTCGCGCCGATCGCGAACCTGTGGCAGCGACGGAACGCCGGCGAATGGCTGGAGAAGCTGACCGGCCGTGATCTGCATTCGCGCGACACGACCTATGCCGACAGCATCAACTGCCCCGTGCCGCGCAACTGGCGCAAGGCGCTGGCCGCCCTGCGCGACAGCGACGGCGCGTGCGTCGCCGTCACCGACGAACAAATCATGGAGGCCGTGCGTACAGCGGGCAGGCTGTCGGGCGTCTTCGCCGAACCGGCGGCGGCGGCGGCGGTCGCGGGCATCGCCCAGGCCCGGCGCGACGGCATTCTCACCGAGCGGTCAAACGTCGTCGCCATGATCACCGGCAACGGATTGAAGGACACGGCGGGCGCGCTGCGGGCCGTCGGCAAGCCGCATGAAGTGCCGCCGGACGTCGGCGAAGTGGAGCGAATCATACGCCAGGAGTGATTGGAGAATGAAGAATTGAGAAGGCCGGCGTGGTTTCAGGACTCCTCTCCCCCTGAAGGAGAAGTCGGGTGAAGGGGACGAGCGGTCTTAGCGAAGCAGCTTACCCCCATCCCGGCCCTCTCCCTGGAAGGGAGAGGGTGACGCCTGCCCTCGTCAATCTTAATTCTTAATTCGACATTCTACAATCAGTGACCATGTCCACCATTCTCACCAACGCCATTCTCTGTGATCTCGACCCGCCGCGCGTTCAACACGGCGCGCTGCGCATCGAGGACGGCCTCATCACCCATCGCGGTAAATCCGTTCCGACTGGCCGCGAAGATGAAGTAATTGATCTTGGCGGCGCGGTGGTGATGCCCGGACTGGTCAACGGCCACACGCACCTGTACTCGGCGCTGGCGGTCGGCATGCCCCCGCCGCCGAAGTCGCCGCGAAATTTCCTGCAAATCCTCAAGTACGTCTGGTGGCGGCTGGATCAGGCACTGGACGACGAGTCGATTGAGATGTCAGCGCGCATCGGCGCGCTGGAGGCCCTGCGCTGCGGCACGACGACGCTCATCGACCATCACGCCTCGCCCCGCGCCATCGACGGCTCGCTGGATCGGATCGAAGCCGGCCTTCACGCTGTCGGCCTTCGCGGCGTGCTTTGTTATGAAGTCACCGATCGTCACGGGCGCGCGGGACGCGAAGCGGGGCTGGCGGAGAACGCCCGATATATCGATAAATGTCGAGAACATGGGCACGGTCGATACGCCGGACTGGTCGGCGCGCACGCCTGTTTCACCCTCGGCGACGACGCCCTGCAACGCCTCGCCGAGCTCTCACAAAAAACGCGTTGCGGCGTGCACATTCACGTCGCAGAAGACCCCTGCGACGAAGCGGTCTGCCGCCGCAAGCACCGTCAATCACTCATCGCCCGACTCGACGACTACGGTCTGCTCCACGAGCGATCCCTCTTCGCGCACGGCACACATCTGGACGCCGCGGCGACCAAACGCATCCGCGCCGCAAAGGTCACGATGGCCCACAACGCCCGCTCGAACATGAACAACGCCGTCGGCTATGCTCCCGTCGCCGATTTCGGCCCGCGCGTCATGCTCGGAACCGACGGCATCGGCGCGAACATGCTCGGCGAGGCCCGGGCCGCGTGGTTCATCGCGCGACATCAGAAATCGCGTCTCTCCCCCGCCGACCTTCTGAATATGCTCGCTCACAGTGCCCGCCGTGCGTCGGCCTCGCTCGGCGTCACCCTCGGCAAGCTGCAACCCGGCGCGGCCGCGGACGTCATCCTCACCAACTATCGCCCGTTCACGCCGATCGACGCCGACAACCTCGCCGGGCATCTGCTCTTCGCCATCGGTCCGCAACACGTCGAATCGGTCCTCATCGACGGCCGCTGGAAACTCCGTGGCGGCACGGTGCGGGAGTGCGACGAAGTCGGCATGCGCGAAGCGGCTGTAGGAATCGCGAAACGGCTGTGGGAACGGATGGCGGGTCGCCTCGCCGAGGGCTGATCAGCGCGCCGTGGGCTTCGGCTCGCACGCCGCTGATGCACGAAAGAACGCCTTTCTTGGCTTCGAACGACCGCGCGGTCTGAAGCCCGCGGCTCGCTGGTCGTGAAACTACTCGTTCGTCGGAAGATCCCCCGGTTCGTCCGCATCGCGCAACACGGCGTCGGTCGGCAATTCCACAAGCTGCATGCGGTCGGCGAATTCTCGCGTCAGCGCATTCAATCCGCCGTCGCACGCTGGCGACATCACGAAAGGAATCAACTCGGCCGGGAGAATGATCGGATGCCCGCGACGGCCGCCGTGCGACGCGATGATGATCGACCCCCGGTCGTTGGCGGACGCCTTCGCGCTGCCCGCTCCCGACACGCGCGAAACATCCGCGCGATACGCGCCGACACACGCTGCGAAAACCGCGGTCGTCAGCCCGGGATAATCGCCGGGACAGACGAGAATGCCATCGCGCGGCGCGATGTCTTCCCGTTCGCGGCAGGCACGCAACCCCACGCGAATCGAATCGATCATCTCCGATGATTCATCCTCGTTGAACACAACGCGGATCTTGCCGTTCGACAATTCATCATTCGACGCGCCCAGCGCGTCGATGATCGCGCAGCGCGTCACGATCATGACATCCGCGATGCCCTCAACCGCCGCCATCGTCTCCGCCAGTCGCCACAGCATCGGCCGGCCGCCCACGTCGATCAATTGCTTGGGCCGCCCCATGCGGCGCGACCAACCCGCGGCGGGAATGATGGCAACGATTCGCGGCGTCTCACTCATGCACGTTCACCTGATTCACGCGAGACGAATCCAGCACACCCGCCATCAGGTGCCGCATCGTGTGATACGCCCACAGATCCAGCGTGTGTTCGCCCTCCAACGGTGAGTGCGCGTGCAACGCCTTGAGCGCATGCGTCGCGCCGTCAAACTCCGCAACGACCACGCCGTCATCCAGCACCAGGTGGCCATCCACCGCCATCAGTCGAAACACGCGGCCCTTGATCCGCCCGCGAATCCACGGCCCCTGCGCCGATCGCCCGATGACAAACCCGTCGCGCGGGGCAGCCTGCTCCCACGAGCGCTCGGTGCCGAAGAACGTCGGCTTCTTGATGTACGGCCCGCCGTACTCGGGGCAGAACGTGTCGCAATTACCGCATTCGTTGCAAAAGTCGCTGTAGCAGGCGATCTGCATCGACTCGGTGATTTCGAAGCGCCGCGATTCGCCGGCGCGGGACGTGAGCGTGTTGCTTCGCGCGTCACCATTAATCGGTGACACGATGATGTCGTGATAATCGAAGGCCACTTGGGGCGTGGGGTAGGTGAAATTCGCCGCGTTCGGGCAGACGGGCAAGCACTTGTCGCAGGTGATGCAGTCGAACGTCTCCAGGTGCGAGTCGATGCGCTTGGGGACTTTGCGATTGTTCTCGGCGCGATAGCGCGGGTCGTTGCGGGCCTGCTCCGCAGCGAGAGTGGTGTTGTTCAATTCAGCTCGCTTCACTTCTTCCAACGAGCCGCGAGCTTCAGCTCGCGCGGCGTTTGTGCGTCGAGCGAACGACTCTTCCGCGATCGAATGGCCACGCGGGCTGAAGCCCGCGGCTCGTTGCGGCGACGAGCGGTTCGCATCGGCGCGATCCGACGCGCTTCGCTTGATGATGTAGTCATTCATCGTCGCCGCGCCGAGTTTTCGCATCTCCGCCGAGAGGCGATCGAGATACGCCGGCATCCGACCATAGCCACCAGGGCGAAGCAGATCCGTGCTGGTCGTAATGGGCACGAACCCGCACGCGACGGCCGACGGAAAGTTCTGCGCGTCGATCCCCGCGCTGAAGGAGATGGGAAACTCCGCACCCATCGCCCGGCGAAATTCGTCCGTGAGTGTCATCGTAATGACATGAAGCGGCTGGCCCGACAGATACATCACCTTGTTGTCCGGCGTGAAGAAATCGCGGTGGTTGAGCACCTCCAGCGTGTTGCTGAATTTCGCGCCGAACGTCCGCCCGCGCGCCGCCGCGAAGCCCGACAGCCGCCGGCAAAGCTGCACGCCTTCGTCAAACCCCAGCCCGGTGCGATAGGCCTCGGGGTTCACGGTCAATTCCGTGTAGCCCAGCACGTCGTGCAGCAAATGCTCCAGCCGCTCCTTGCCGAGCATCGGCGGGTTCATCTTCACGATCACGTTGAAATCGTACTCGCCCATCAGAAACTCGCAGATGCGCTCGATCTCGTCCGCCGGGCAGCCGTGAAACGTCGAGAGCGTGATGCCATCGCTGATGCGCGCGGGGTATTTCAAGTCGCGCGCGGCGGTGAATTCCGCCGGAATCTCGGCGCGAAGCTTTTCCACCATCGGCCGCGCGTCGATCATCGCATCGAGAAACCCGCGCACCGCGTCGCCGCGTATGCCCGCGAGGTCGTAGCCGACGCTCAAGTCATACACCACGTCGCCCGCCGGACCGCGATTGCCTGCCGGCCCGTCCGGGTGCGCAGATCGAAACATATCAATCAACATCGCCCCGGCCACGTACTCCCGAATCGATTCGGCGATGCGCAGCTCCTGCGACCACTCGATGTTGTAGCCCACGTTGGTCACGTCGATGCAGGGGCGGCCGATCGTGAGCCGGTCATTCACCTGCACCGTCTTGAGTTCGAGGATGCGCCCGCCGGCGGCGTAGCTCAACAGGATGTTCTGCGCCATCTGCGTGTGCGGCCCGGCGGCAGGGCCGAGCGGATTGCCGGCGCGATGCCCGTGAAACGCGACCGACAAATCCGGCCCGTCGTCCGCCGGCGCGTACCAGCGATTGCGCGGCAGTTCGAACAGCGCGCCCTGCCGCGACGGTTCGAGGTACAACCGTCTTACAAGGTCCGCAAACGGCGCTGGAACCAGCTCGGCCATGTTGTCATTGTACCGTCGGTTCCTTACCGCGCGCCGATTTTTGTCCCAAACATCGGCATGTCGGACCGGACTTGCTGTTCCACGCTCGGCAGCTAATCACGTATAATCAAGGCACCATGTCCGCACCGGCTCATGCATCCTCAACCGTATCCTTCACGCTGAACGGCCAACCCGTCTCCACGCCGCATGGCGACCGCAGCCTGCTCGATGTGCTGCGCGAGGATTTCGACATCATCTCGCCGAAGAACGGCTGCCAGCCGATGGGGCAGTGCGGCTGCTGCACGATTCTGATCGACGGCAAGCCGCGGTTGAGCTGCACGATCAAGGCGTCCGTGGCCGCCGGCAAGAAGGTGACGACGCTCGAAGGCCTGCCCGAGCCAACGCGCCAGCAGATCGCCGACTGCTTCGTTCACGCCGGCGCGGTGCAGTGCGGCTTCTGCATCCCCGGCATCGCCATGCGAGCGCATGCCCTGTGCGAGAAGAACCCCGCGCCGACGCACGATCAAATCACCGGCGATCTGCGAGCGCACCTGTGCCGCTGCACGGGCTACACCAAGATCGTCGACGCCATCGATCTGCTCGCGCGCGTCCGCGGCGGCGAGCCGATGCCGTCCAACGGCTGCGCCGGCAAGGTCGGCGAGCGCCTGCACCGTTACACCGGTCACGACGCCGCCCTCGGCATGCGCCGCTACATCGACGACATCAAGGTGCCCGGCATGGTCTTCGCCGCGCCGCGGTTGAGCGATCATCCCCGCGCGCTGGTGAAGAAAATCAATACCGCGCCGGCGATGGCGGTGCCCGGCGTGCTGCGCGTCGTCACGGCGGCCGACGTACCGGGCGACCGCTTCGTCGGCCTGATCACGCCGGACTGGCCCGTCTTCATCGCCGAAGGCGAGGAAACGCGCTACGTTGGCGACGTGCTGGCGTTTGTCGTGGCGGCGGACGTTCACGCGGCACGGTACGCGGCGGATCAGATCGAGATCGAATACGACGTCCGCACGCCGGTGACGACGCCGGACGACGCGCTGAAACCGGATGCGCCGAAGATTCACCCCGGCGGCAATTTGCTTTCCAGATCGGCGCTTGTTCGCGGTGAACCCGATGCGGTGCTGGCCGCTTCCGCCCACGTCGTCGAGAACGTCTGGCAGACCCAGTGCATCGAGCACCTGTATCTCGAACCCGAGGCGGCCATCGCCATTCCCGAAGGGGATGGATTGAAATTGCTCACCCAGGGCCAGGGCATTTTCGACGATCGTCGTCAGACGGCGAAGGTGCTCGGCTGGCCGATCGAGCGCGTCCGCGCCGAGCTGGTCTCCAACGGCGGGGCCTTCGGCGGCAAGGAAGACATGAGCGTGCAGGCGCAGACCGCGCTGTGCGCGGTGCTGGTGAACAAACCCGTCAAGTGCGTGCTCACGCGCGAGCAGAGTCTGCGATTGCACCCCAAGCGCCACCCGGTGCGCATCTCGCTGAAGGTCGGCTGCGATGCCGAGGGCAAACTGACCGCCGCGCGCGTGCGCATCATTGGTGACAAGGGCGCGTATGCATCCGTCGGCGCGAAGGTGCTGGAGCGCGCCGCGGGCCACGCCATCGGTCCATACAAATGCGACAACATCGACATCGAGTCGCTGGCGGTCTATACGAACAATCCCCCGAACGGAGCCATGCGCGGCTTCGGCGCGAATCAGGCGGCCTACGCCATCGAAGGCGCGCTCGACATGCTCGCCGCGAAAGTCGGCATCGACGGGTGGGAAATCCGCTGGCGAAACATCCTGCGACCCGGTGATCGCTTCTGCACCGGTCAGCGGCTGACCAAGCCGTTCGGGCTGGAGCAGACGCTGCTCGCCGTGCGCGACGCTTATCGCGCCGAGAAATTCGCCGGCATCGCCTGCGGCATCAAGAACGTCGGCATCGGCAACGGCCTGCCCGAGATCGGCTGTGCGAGTCTGACCGTCGAAGCCGACGGGTCGATCACGATCCGAACCGGCCACACTGAAATGGGACAGGGTCTGTTCACCATCGCCATTCAGACCGCCGTGCAGGAGACGGGCCTGCCGCACGAGATTTTCACCGCCCGATGCGACACGTCCGACCCCAACGACAGCGGCCAGACGACCGGCAGCCGCGGCACGGTGCTGACCTGTCACGCGGTCATCGACGCGTGCAAGAAATTAAACGCCGATTTGAAGGAACTTCATCTGCCGCCTGCCGATTCTTCACGTGCGAATGCGAACCAGCCGCAAGCGCGCTCCAACGAGCCGCATTCCAACGAGCCGCGGGCTTCAGCCCGCGCGGCGATGCCAGCGCTCATGAAGCTCGCCGGCCGAAAATACCTCGGCCGCTGGGAGTGCTACAAAACCGACAAGTTCGGCGCGGACGTGCCCGAGCCGAAGACGCACCTCACCTACGGATTCGCGACGCAAGTCTGTATTCTCGACGAGACCGGGCGAATTAAGAAGTTCATCGCCGCCCACGATGTCGGCCGCGTGATGAACCCGACGCTGCTGGAAGGCCAGCTCGAAGGCTCGATCCACATGGGCCTGGGCTACGCGCTCACGGAGGAGATGGTCTACGACGGCGGCCGACTTGTGACGGATGACGTGAAATCCTGCGGTGTGCTGCGCGCGCATCACATGCCGCCGATCGAAATAATTCTCGTCGAAGTGCCCGACCCGGATTGCCCCTACGGCGCACGCGGCGTCGCCGAGATCGGCCTTGTCCCCACGGCCCCCTCCGTGGCCGGCGCGCTGGCGAAGTTCGAGGGCTTCCATCGCACGACGCTGCCGATGAAGGATTCTCCGGCGGCGAAGGCCATCCTCGGCCCGCGCGCCGGTTGATTTTAATTAACGAATGTTCGTTGACCAAAGCCCGGGGCCCGCTTGGCGGGGCCCTTGGAAATGTACTCACTTTCCTAACCACTCAAATCGCTGTCGAGGGCGCATTCTGAAATTGCCTCGGCGTACAATGATTGCATGAGCGAACTTGCACCCGTGCTGGATGCCCTGCTTGCCGACCTCGACGCCGGCCGGCCGGTCGCGCTTTGCACCGTCCTGCGCACGCGCGGGAGCACGCCGCAGGCGCCGGGCGCGACGATGCTCGTCCGCGCCGATGGCAAAACGCTCGGCACGCTCGGCGGCGGATGCGTCGAGGCCGAGGTTCGCAAACGCGCCTTTGAAATGCTCCGCGCCAATCAAAGCGGCATGCTCGATTTCACGCTCGATCACGATTACGGCTGGGACGACGGCCTCATCTGCGGCGGGCGGATGTTCATCGGTGTCATGCCGATGTCGCGCGAGAACGACGCCGCCCCATACCGCGCCGCACTCGCCGCCACGCGCGCACGACAACCGGCTGCGTTTCCCATCGTCATTGACGCCGCGCCGTCCGGAGGCGGCACCAGCGGAATCGCCGGCGCCAATTCGCAGGACCGGCCCGGTGTGAACGCCGCATCCGTCGCGCCACGGCGCGAGCGGTACACCGTGCATCTGGAGGTGCCGCCGACGCTGCTGATCGCCGGAGCCGGGCACGTCGGACGAGCGCTGGCCACGCTGGCCGTCGATCTGGATTTTCACGTCGTCGTCATCGACGACCGTGCCGACTACGCCTCGCGCGAGCGCTTCGACGGCCGCGTTGAACTGGTCGTGGGCGACATCGCCGCCGCGTTGCGCGGCCGTGCGATTGATGCCGGTTGCTACGTTGTGATCGTCACGCGCGGCCATCAGAATGACGAGAAAGCGCTGGACGCCGTCATTCGCTCACCCGCGGGTTACATCGGCCTGATCGGCAGCCGGCGCAAGAGCCGGTTGATTCTCGACGATTTGCGCGCGGCCGGCGTGCCCGATGATTTGCTCGCGCGCGTGCACACGCCGATCGGCCTGCCGATCAACGCGGTGACGGTTCCGGAAATCGCGATCAGCATCGCGGCGCAACTCGTGCAGGTCCGGCGAAGCCAGTTGCCGGTGCTGGTCGAGGGCCCGATACACACACCATGATCCGCGCGTCGCCCCCAACGAGCCGCGGGCTTCAGCCCGCGCGGCAATCAACACGTGAACGAACCGTTCGCAAGACAGATCAGCGCCGCGCGGGCTGAAGCCCGCGGCTCATTGATTCCTACGCGCATTCGGCCAATCGGAAAAAGATCAACCTCGCCAGCACGCGGCGACGATAGGCGGCGGTGGAGCGCATATCGTCAATCGGCGAAATATCGGCGGTGAGCAGCGATTCGATATCTGGAGGACCAGTAAACGTGCGGCCCGCGTCCAGCGAAGCCTCCAGCGCGCGACAGCGCACCACCGTCGGCGCGACGCTGTTGGCGACCACACGCCAACCATTGGCGCCGTGCGAAAGGGCCACGCCGACCTTCGTAATCGCCTGTGCCCGCCGCGCGCCGACTTTGTGAAACCACTGCACGTCCCACGCCGGCGGCGGCAAGCGAATCGCGACGATCAATTCATCCGCCGCGCGCACACTTGTGCGGTATCCGGTGTAGAACTCGTCCAGCCGCACCTCGCGCCGGCCGCGCACCGATGCCAGCACCACCCTCGCGTCGTACGCCATCAACACCGGCACACCGTCGGCCGCCGGCGAGCCGTTGCCGATGTTGCCCGCCCACGTGCCGCGCGTCTGAATCTGAACCGCGCCGACCTGCCGCGCCGCCTCGCCGAGCAAGGGATACGCCGCCGCCGCCTCGCGCGACTGCATCACATCCCAGTACGTCGTCAGCCCGCCGAGTTCGAGCCATGGGGAGGCACCGGCGTCTCGCCGCAGATCGAAGGACGGGACGCCCATGCCACCGGACCCCTGGTCAAAGCAGCCGCCTACGACGTTCCAATTCATCACCGCCAGCTCCCGCACGCGCGACAGGTCCAGCAGTGTGAGGCCGTTCTTCTCGCGATGATGCCACGACACCATCACATCCGTGCCGCCCGCGATCGGCGTCACCACCTCCCGGCGTCCTGCCGACTCCGCCAGCATCGCCAGCGCCTCGTCCAATCCTCGCGGCGAGAGAACTTTCACGGTCTCGCCTCCCCGCGCAGGCGCAGCGCTGCCTCGGCCCCCGCCACGATGCCGTCGTACCCCGTGCAGCGGCACAGGTTGCCGCTCAAGAACTCCCGCAGATCGACATTCGACGCAATCTCCGGCCGCTCCAGCAACCAGCGAATGCTCATCACGATTCCCGGCGTGCACGCGCCGCACTGTGACGTCCCTGTGGCATTCAGCGCGCTCGCCACGTCCGCCGACACGCTCTCCACCGTTGTCACGGCTCGTCCCGCCGCCTGAAACGCCGGCACGAGGCACGAATTCACCAGCAGCCCGTCCAGGATGACGCTGCACGCGCCGCACTCCCCTTCGCCGCAGCCTTCCTTCGTCCCGGGGCAGGCGCAGTCGTACCGCAACACGTCGAGCAACCGGGCATCCAGCGCCACG from the Planctomycetia bacterium genome contains:
- a CDS encoding pyridoxal-phosphate dependent enzyme, yielding MTKRIDWVLRRAFNRSIIVSTKVSPESALQNAIALCRERNIIIPTFAQQKDPSLVPQRIKDRLQNVGLWDVDPANLFRITWKNEPVARGGGFNNGNWIEFPPALTGVPARIIGIVGKHFPTGAHKVGAAFGCLVPRLVTGQFDPTAQKAVWPSTGNYCRGGAYDCALLGCTAVAILPEGMSRERFEWLRSIGAEVIATPGCESNVKEIYDKCWEIRRTRPDCVIFNQFEEFGNAAWHYHVTGSIVEEIFRQLHAAPPIKEPIKEPIKEPINEPRASARADSQAALALDAPRGLKPAAPIRTAAPYRLAGYISATGSAGTIAAGDYLRTIAPQVRVVAVEALQCPTLLACGFGDHRIEGIGDKHIPWIHNVRNTDLVAAIDDEQCLALMRLFNEDAGRRTLEQAGVSRGVVDRLPDIGISSLCNLVAAIKTAKLYEMDGRDVLFIPLTDSMELYASRIAEQRSLHGAYSESLAGRHFARYLEGIGVDHLRELGYQDRKALHNFKYFTWVEQQQRGVDELRRLWDPDFWAQTFEQAAGWDARIEAFNREVGLG
- the thrC gene encoding threonine synthase, translating into MSLVTLLKCVACGKEFPPAAGWTCPTCGPDEGILDVQYDMPRVRQTLTRAALSIRPLSHWRYAELLPIDVPPPAGIEHIGWTPLIEAPRLAAALGIERLRLKDDGRSASASFKDRASSIGVAHAIEMHRGTGVSPVEIACASTGNAASSLAYCAAAAGLGCNIFVPRTVPEGKLAQLLAYGARVFKVMGSYAEAYDLCTHACARFGWYNRNCAVNPYLVEGKKTGGLEVAEQCADDPPEWVAVSIGDGCTISGIYKGLRQSREAGIISWNARMLGVQSEGVAPIANLWQRRNAGEWLEKLTGRDLHSRDTTYADSINCPVPRNWRKALAALRDSDGACVAVTDEQIMEAVRTAGRLSGVFAEPAAAAAVAGIAQARRDGILTERSNVVAMITGNGLKDTAGALRAVGKPHEVPPDVGEVERIIRQE
- a CDS encoding amidohydrolase family protein, which codes for MSTILTNAILCDLDPPRVQHGALRIEDGLITHRGKSVPTGREDEVIDLGGAVVMPGLVNGHTHLYSALAVGMPPPPKSPRNFLQILKYVWWRLDQALDDESIEMSARIGALEALRCGTTTLIDHHASPRAIDGSLDRIEAGLHAVGLRGVLCYEVTDRHGRAGREAGLAENARYIDKCREHGHGRYAGLVGAHACFTLGDDALQRLAELSQKTRCGVHIHVAEDPCDEAVCRRKHRQSLIARLDDYGLLHERSLFAHGTHLDAAATKRIRAAKVTMAHNARSNMNNAVGYAPVADFGPRVMLGTDGIGANMLGEARAAWFIARHQKSRLSPADLLNMLAHSARRASASLGVTLGKLQPGAAADVILTNYRPFTPIDADNLAGHLLFAIGPQHVESVLIDGRWKLRGGTVRECDEVGMREAAVGIAKRLWERMAGRLAEG
- a CDS encoding nucleotidyltransferase family protein; this translates as MSETPRIVAIIPAAGWSRRMGRPKQLIDVGGRPMLWRLAETMAAVEGIADVMIVTRCAIIDALGASNDELSNGKIRVVFNEDESSEMIDSIRVGLRACREREDIAPRDGILVCPGDYPGLTTAVFAACVGAYRADVSRVSGAGSAKASANDRGSIIIASHGGRRGHPIILPAELIPFVMSPACDGGLNALTREFADRMQLVELPTDAVLRDADEPGDLPTNE
- a CDS encoding glutamate synthase, whose product is MAELVPAPFADLVRRLYLEPSRQGALFELPRNRWYAPADDGPDLSVAFHGHRAGNPLGPAAGPHTQMAQNILLSYAAGGRILELKTVQVNDRLTIGRPCIDVTNVGYNIEWSQELRIAESIREYVAGAMLIDMFRSAHPDGPAGNRGPAGDVVYDLSVGYDLAGIRGDAVRGFLDAMIDARPMVEKLRAEIPAEFTAARDLKYPARISDGITLSTFHGCPADEIERICEFLMGEYDFNVIVKMNPPMLGKERLEHLLHDVLGYTELTVNPEAYRTGLGFDEGVQLCRRLSGFAAARGRTFGAKFSNTLEVLNHRDFFTPDNKVMYLSGQPLHVITMTLTDEFRRAMGAEFPISFSAGIDAQNFPSAVACGFVPITTSTDLLRPGGYGRMPAYLDRLSAEMRKLGAATMNDYIIKRSASDRADANRSSPQRAAGFSPRGHSIAEESFARRTNAARAEARGSLEEVKRAELNNTTLAAEQARNDPRYRAENNRKVPKRIDSHLETFDCITCDKCLPVCPNAANFTYPTPQVAFDYHDIIVSPINGDARSNTLTSRAGESRRFEITESMQIACYSDFCNECGNCDTFCPEYGGPYIKKPTFFGTERSWEQAAPRDGFVIGRSAQGPWIRGRIKGRVFRLMAVDGHLVLDDGVVVAEFDGATHALKALHAHSPLEGEHTLDLWAYHTMRHLMAGVLDSSRVNQVNVHE